One window from the genome of Chroococcidiopsis sp. TS-821 encodes:
- a CDS encoding filamentous hemagglutinin N-terminal domain-containing protein produces the protein MTNSAIGCGLQLGQIVAIVGAIALSPTCVQAQITPDTTLGSENSVVTPDVVINGTSSDRIDGGAIRGANLFHSFQEFNIDAGRGAYFSNPAGIENILSRVTGNNASNILGTLGVLGNANLFLMNPNGIIFGENSSLNVAGSFIATTANAIKFGEQGLFNTSSPNVPSSLLTVSPSAFLFNQINIGSIANKSTALAGLGLTVPVGESLLLVGGDIIADGGQIVAFGSVELAAVAGIGTVGLEHNGSNFSLSVPDDLPRADIFLTNAAGFIVSGGDGDLTIHTHNLDLLTGSSIGSSLLPSQGSTNTKAGNTLVDATGLVKLSEQSYIASRGLPGSIGDSGDIKIVAQSLNLVNASQVASATAGQGNGGSINIRVTDTISLLGRGSNGNASGIYSTVGSALFGLASNGSGGDINLQGRSLFLSDGALIVSSTIFAGNAGDIQLHDFDSIVIADNAGISAATFANAKGGSIDIETRSLSLLNGGLIFTSTLGQERGGNIRISTDLLSIANNGLIEADTYGQGNAGDLKIETNRLSLDSSRISASTSSNGNAGNLTVHASESVVLNGEIAGENEETGFPGGLFTQVNPNTGAGSGGDLTLKTPRLSISNGSKVQVATFGQGDAGELKIDAADIQIFNTLEPDFFTGIFAGILQDPRSQVLPRGDGGKVTVTTERLSIRDGGRVEASVFGEGNGGDIFINAKNFVEVVGTNENNAPSFLGADVAPPEVYTPASPEAITGNSGNLTLHTQQLSVRDGGRVSVSTYARGNARELRIQANDLVEVIGTANKLRSTISAGVERGAIGNGGDLTITTERMSVRDGARVSVQTDGTGSAGTLQIDAPGSLEIVGTSADGSRSELSAAVSSSSSGRGGNLKISTGQLRIEEQGLLTSQSQGQQNAGNIELQVQGTLQANNGEISTSASQASGGEISITAQDIRLHGDSDIQTNVASGTGGGGNITLSANSILAFDDSDILAFAQDGRGGNIALNTPVFFGENFQPAAVNSNPNTLDGNNRVDINATGAVAGVVDIPDVSFIQNSLTELPTNILNTETLVANSCVARSRNQAGSFLITGTGGLPSRPGEQAASTYSTGSVRSIPDTSSRTWQLGDPIVEPQGAYRLSNGQLILSRECS, from the coding sequence ATGACTAACAGCGCAATTGGTTGTGGATTGCAGCTAGGGCAAATTGTGGCAATTGTGGGAGCGATCGCGCTTTCACCAACTTGCGTCCAAGCCCAGATTACCCCAGATACCACGCTTGGTAGTGAAAATTCGGTGGTAACACCTGATGTCGTCATTAATGGGACTTCGAGCGATCGCATTGATGGTGGTGCAATTCGCGGCGCTAACCTATTTCACAGTTTCCAAGAATTTAATATTGATGCAGGAAGAGGCGCTTACTTTAGTAATCCTGCGGGAATTGAAAACATTCTCAGTCGAGTTACAGGAAACAACGCTTCTAACATCCTGGGTACACTTGGTGTTTTAGGTAATGCCAACCTATTCTTGATGAATCCCAATGGTATTATTTTTGGGGAAAATAGTAGTTTGAATGTTGCAGGCTCTTTTATTGCAACAACGGCTAATGCAATTAAGTTTGGCGAACAAGGTTTATTTAATACATCAAGTCCTAATGTGCCTTCATCACTTTTAACAGTGAGTCCTTCAGCATTTCTATTTAATCAAATTAATATTGGTTCTATTGCAAACAAATCAACAGCATTAGCAGGTTTAGGTCTAACAGTTCCAGTTGGTGAAAGTTTACTACTCGTTGGTGGAGATATTATCGCAGATGGCGGTCAAATCGTGGCTTTTGGTAGTGTTGAGCTTGCAGCAGTGGCAGGAATAGGAACCGTAGGCTTAGAACATAATGGCAGTAATTTTAGTTTGTCAGTTCCAGATGATTTACCTAGGGCTGACATTTTTTTGACAAATGCAGCAGGGTTTATTGTTTCAGGTGGTGATGGAGATCTTACAATTCACACCCATAATCTTGATTTGTTAACTGGGAGTTCTATCGGTTCAAGCTTATTACCAAGTCAGGGAAGTACCAATACTAAAGCAGGGAATACCTTAGTAGATGCAACTGGCTTGGTCAAGCTTTCAGAGCAAAGCTATATTGCTAGTAGGGGTTTGCCTGGTTCTATAGGTGATAGTGGTGATATCAAAATCGTTGCTCAATCGCTAAATCTAGTAAATGCATCTCAAGTTGCTTCCGCAACTGCTGGACAGGGAAATGGAGGCAGCATTAATATTCGAGTTACAGACACAATTTCTTTATTAGGAAGAGGTAGCAATGGCAATGCCAGTGGTATATATAGCACTGTAGGCTCTGCTTTGTTTGGGTTGGCGAGTAATGGCAGTGGTGGTGATATTAATCTTCAAGGGCGATCGCTTTTCCTCAGCGATGGTGCTTTGATTGTCTCAAGTACAATATTTGCTGGCAATGCAGGCGATATTCAGCTTCATGACTTTGATTCGATTGTCATCGCAGATAATGCAGGAATTTCAGCAGCCACGTTTGCTAACGCAAAGGGAGGTAGTATCGATATCGAAACGCGATCGCTTTCTTTACTCAATGGTGGTCTGATTTTTACATCTACTCTTGGTCAAGAGCGTGGAGGCAACATTCGCATTTCTACAGACTTACTCTCAATTGCCAACAATGGACTGATTGAAGCTGACACTTATGGACAAGGCAATGCAGGTGATTTAAAAATCGAGACTAACCGTTTGAGTCTGGATAGTTCTCGAATATCTGCTTCTACTTCTAGTAATGGAAATGCAGGCAATCTAACAGTTCATGCTTCAGAATCTGTGGTTCTGAATGGGGAAATTGCTGGCGAAAATGAGGAGACTGGATTTCCTGGTGGTTTGTTTACTCAAGTTAACCCAAACACAGGCGCAGGAAGTGGAGGTGACTTAACTTTAAAAACTCCACGCTTGAGCATTAGTAATGGTAGCAAAGTGCAAGTCGCTACTTTTGGGCAAGGAGATGCAGGCGAACTTAAAATTGATGCTGCTGATATACAGATATTCAATACTCTTGAGCCTGATTTCTTTACGGGTATCTTTGCTGGTATTTTACAAGATCCTCGTTCTCAAGTCCTTCCCAGAGGTGACGGAGGCAAAGTCACAGTTACAACTGAACGACTGAGTATTCGAGATGGTGGACGTGTCGAGGCTTCAGTTTTTGGTGAGGGAAATGGTGGCGACATATTCATTAACGCCAAAAACTTTGTAGAAGTTGTCGGTACAAACGAGAATAACGCACCCAGTTTTTTAGGGGCTGATGTTGCTCCACCGGAGGTGTATACCCCTGCCAGCCCAGAAGCCATTACAGGTAATAGTGGAAATTTAACACTTCACACACAACAGTTAAGCGTTAGAGATGGAGGTAGAGTATCAGTTTCTACTTATGCACGAGGAAACGCAAGAGAGTTACGCATACAAGCTAACGATTTAGTAGAAGTCATTGGAACTGCTAATAAATTACGCAGTACTATTAGTGCTGGTGTCGAAAGAGGGGCAATTGGTAACGGTGGAGACCTCACCATTACAACTGAACGAATGAGTGTAAGAGATGGAGCGCGGGTATCGGTTCAAACTGATGGTACAGGTAGTGCCGGAACATTACAAATCGATGCACCAGGTTCTTTAGAAATAGTAGGAACTTCGGCTGATGGTTCAAGAAGTGAATTAAGTGCTGCTGTCAGTTCAAGTAGTAGTGGTAGAGGTGGTAATTTAAAGATTAGCACGGGACAGTTAAGGATTGAAGAACAGGGACTTTTGACGAGCCAAAGTCAAGGACAGCAAAACGCTGGAAATATTGAACTTCAAGTACAAGGCACATTACAAGCCAATAACGGAGAAATTTCGACTAGTGCTTCTCAAGCTAGTGGTGGGGAAATATCCATTACAGCCCAAGATATCCGCCTACATGGTGACAGTGACATTCAAACCAATGTTGCTAGTGGTACTGGTGGCGGTGGTAACATCACCTTAAGTGCTAACTCAATCCTCGCATTTGATGATAGCGATATCCTCGCCTTTGCCCAAGATGGTCGCGGTGGTAATATTGCGCTTAATACCCCTGTATTCTTCGGTGAAAACTTTCAACCAGCCGCAGTTAATAGCAATCCAAATACTCTAGATGGTAATAACCGTGTTGATATTAATGCCACTGGTGCAGTCGCAGGTGTTGTTGATATTCCTGATGTTAGTTTTATCCAAAATAGCCTGACAGAATTACCTACAAACATCCTCAATACTGAAACTCTAGTAGCAAATAGTTGTGTAGCGCGTAGTCGCAATCAAGCAGGCAGTTTCCTTATTACAGGCACTGGCGGTTTGCCAAGTCGTCCAGGAGAGCAAGCTGCTTCTACATATTCTACTGGTAGTGTACGTTCGATACCAGATACAAGCTCTCGTACATGGCAACTAGGAGATCCTATCGTCGAACCGCAAGGTGCCTACCGCTTGAGTAATGGGCAACTAATTTTGAGTCGCGAGTGTTCTTAG
- a CDS encoding ShlB/FhaC/HecB family hemolysin secretion/activation protein, whose translation MKIKFLSALQTEKGIAIALSIIPILITRSVLAQSPPPGTTLPPDTPETIERTIPQPPQLPQTPPPQLPSPAPRLEVPPTPSPEVPPPTGDRFLVKQVEVLGSTVLQNEIAELTQAFTNREVTFEDLIQLRTDITQLYINNGYVTSGAFLPVNQDITGGVVTIQIVEGELERIDIDGLQRLRSEYVRSRLELATKPPVNQQRLERALQLLQIDPLIRQVNAELTAGSTPGRNVLQVSLQEAPSFSTGVTTDNRQSPSIGSLQASVFATHNNLLGFGDRLSAEYGITEGLNIYDINYTIPVNASNGTLGVRYGNSDSRIIEDAFREFDIKSDTRTFSLSFRQPVSQTPTNEFGLSLAFDLRRSRTFLDGQPFSFNEGPDNGEARVSVVRFAQDWVDRGTIRVLAARSQFSFGIDAFDATINDTGTDGRFFSWLGQFQWVQQLSPRIVVLSRIDAQLTPDSLLSLERFGLGGVDTIRGYRQNEIVADNAILGSVEVRVPLTSDPNILQIAPFVEVGTAWNNRFPNPDPATLAGLGLGLRWLVSPNLALRLDYGIPLISVDNRGDSLQDRGLYFSLRYQPF comes from the coding sequence ATGAAAATTAAGTTTCTTAGTGCACTCCAAACTGAGAAGGGAATCGCGATCGCTCTCAGTATCATTCCCATTCTCATCACCAGAAGCGTTCTAGCACAATCTCCCCCACCAGGAACCACGCTTCCACCCGATACGCCAGAAACTATCGAACGCACCATTCCGCAACCGCCACAATTACCACAAACGCCGCCGCCACAACTTCCATCACCCGCACCTAGGCTTGAAGTTCCCCCAACTCCATCACCAGAAGTTCCTCCACCCACAGGCGATCGCTTTCTTGTCAAGCAAGTAGAAGTACTAGGAAGCACAGTTTTACAAAACGAAATTGCTGAATTAACTCAAGCTTTCACAAACCGCGAAGTCACTTTTGAAGATTTAATTCAACTGCGTACTGATATTACTCAGCTATATATCAATAATGGCTACGTTACCTCTGGTGCTTTTTTACCTGTAAACCAAGATATTACTGGCGGTGTTGTCACAATCCAAATCGTTGAAGGCGAACTCGAACGAATCGATATTGATGGATTACAAAGGTTGCGTTCAGAATACGTGCGATCGCGTTTAGAACTTGCAACAAAACCACCCGTCAACCAACAACGCCTAGAACGCGCATTACAACTATTGCAAATCGATCCCTTAATTCGTCAAGTCAATGCAGAATTAACTGCGGGTAGTACTCCAGGGCGCAACGTTTTGCAAGTCAGTCTACAAGAAGCTCCTTCCTTCAGTACTGGTGTCACTACCGATAATCGTCAGTCTCCTAGCATTGGTTCGCTGCAAGCGAGTGTATTTGCAACGCACAATAATTTATTAGGATTTGGCGATCGCTTGAGTGCAGAATACGGAATTACCGAAGGACTCAACATTTACGACATTAACTATACAATTCCTGTCAATGCGAGTAATGGTACGCTGGGCGTGCGCTACGGAAACAGCGATAGCCGTATCATAGAAGATGCTTTTCGCGAGTTTGATATCAAAAGCGACACTCGTACCTTTTCATTGTCATTTCGTCAGCCAGTATCACAAACTCCTACCAACGAATTTGGACTATCTTTAGCATTCGATCTCCGTCGCAGTCGTACATTTTTAGACGGTCAACCATTTTCTTTTAATGAAGGACCCGATAATGGCGAAGCGAGAGTTAGTGTAGTACGCTTTGCGCAAGATTGGGTAGACCGCGGGACAATACGAGTTTTAGCGGCGCGATCGCAATTTAGTTTTGGTATCGATGCCTTTGATGCAACAATCAACGATACTGGTACTGATGGTAGATTTTTTAGCTGGTTAGGTCAATTCCAATGGGTACAACAATTATCACCTAGAATTGTTGTACTATCTCGAATCGATGCACAGTTGACTCCAGACTCTTTACTTTCACTAGAAAGATTCGGTCTTGGTGGAGTCGATACTATACGCGGCTATCGTCAAAACGAAATTGTTGCAGATAATGCCATTTTAGGTTCAGTAGAAGTTCGCGTTCCGCTGACATCCGATCCAAACATACTACAAATTGCACCATTTGTTGAAGTTGGTACAGCCTGGAATAATCGCTTTCCCAATCCCGATCCTGCAACGCTTGCTGGTTTAGGATTAGGTTTACGCTGGTTAGTTAGCCCGAATCTAGCACTCCGCCTCGACTACGGTATTCCCTTAATTTCTGTTGATAACCGAGGTGATTCACTACAAGATCGAGGTCTTTATTTCTCACTACGCTATCAACCATTTTAA
- a CDS encoding lipase family protein, with translation MRTEVSVSCSRRRALEMACLTQLAYVALNQNTTVVRNILTSGCLPFIQKYQKIEFLNLDQKPGLVDESDCCSFVLSTQTEIIIVIRGSQKIEDYFYDLLIVPNAQGIHSGFEYYVEQLWNQLQEILLREDNGKKDITITGHSLGGAAAILIANKLNQLGFKPIAPHILETYTFGCPPVCTGEIILFDTPLYRFCNSGDLIPYLPQILAITINSLPFLKQMLDTRIPQLSTILVGYTHFGYEYFIESNYKVYRTNNSTNTLRWRLIQYLRKVAQKLKKQNLLSLNCQTLLKQLIKIVVEASLYEHRATCYVERLNKGILPPWILPEYR, from the coding sequence ATGCGTACCGAAGTATCTGTTAGTTGCAGCCGCAGACGCGCGCTTGAAATGGCTTGCCTTACACAACTTGCTTACGTCGCTCTCAATCAAAATACCACAGTTGTGCGTAACATATTAACCTCTGGGTGTTTGCCATTTATTCAAAAGTACCAAAAAATTGAATTTCTCAACCTCGATCAGAAGCCTGGTTTGGTCGATGAAAGTGATTGTTGTAGTTTTGTGCTATCCACACAAACAGAAATTATTATTGTTATTCGCGGTTCACAAAAGATTGAAGACTATTTTTATGACCTTCTAATCGTACCTAATGCACAAGGTATTCATTCAGGATTTGAATACTACGTTGAACAGCTTTGGAACCAGCTACAAGAAATCTTGCTAAGAGAAGATAATGGTAAGAAGGATATTACTATTACTGGACATAGCTTAGGAGGAGCAGCTGCAATATTAATTGCCAACAAACTCAATCAGCTAGGATTTAAGCCTATTGCTCCCCATATTTTGGAAACTTACACATTTGGTTGTCCACCTGTATGCACAGGAGAAATTATATTATTTGATACTCCGTTATATCGATTTTGTAATTCTGGAGATTTAATTCCTTATTTACCACAAATTCTTGCTATTACTATCAACAGTCTTCCTTTTTTAAAGCAAATGTTAGATACGCGGATACCACAACTTTCTACCATACTTGTTGGATACACTCATTTTGGTTACGAATATTTTATTGAAAGTAATTACAAAGTTTACAGAACAAATAATTCTACCAATACGCTACGTTGGCGATTAATTCAATATCTTAGAAAAGTTGCTCAAAAACTAAAAAAGCAAAACCTACTTAGCCTAAATTGTCAAACCTTACTCAAACAACTCATAAAGATAGTAGTAGAAGCATCTTTATACGAACACAGAGCAACTTGCTATGTAGAAAGACTAAATAAAGGAATACTTCCTCCTTGGATATTGCCAGAATATAGATAA